The following are encoded together in the Streptomyces rapamycinicus NRRL 5491 genome:
- a CDS encoding aldehyde dehydrogenase family protein, translating to MSYFSELALQFIDGEWRGGCGSWDIVDFNPYNGEKLASITVATVEEVDLAYRAAERAQPEWGATNPYARRAVFERALRIIEDREKELSETIIAECGGTHVKAGFELHLAKEFLREAIQLALRPEGRILPSPVDGKENRLYRLPVGVVGVISPFNFPFLLSLKSVAPALALGNAVVLKPHQNTPVCGGGLVARIFEEAGLPAGLLNVVVTDIAEIGDALIEHPIPKVISFTGSDKVGRHVATVAASHFKRTVLELGGNSALVVLDDADLDYAVDAAVFSRFVHQGQVCMAANRVLVDRAVEREFTRKFVAKVATLKVGDPVDPTTHIGPLINEGQAEAITQLVDQTIAEGATALVRGRTEGTLMGPTVLSGVPEGSAILGQEIFGPVVTLIPFDGDDEAVQIANDTDYGLSGAVHTADIERGVRFARRIRTGMIHVNDSTVHDEPIVPFGGEKHSGLGRLNGESMIEDFTTTKWISIQHGRSQFPF from the coding sequence ATGTCCTACTTCTCCGAGTTGGCCCTTCAGTTCATCGACGGCGAGTGGCGCGGCGGATGCGGTTCCTGGGACATCGTCGACTTCAACCCCTATAACGGGGAGAAGCTGGCCTCCATCACCGTGGCGACCGTCGAGGAGGTGGACCTGGCCTACCGGGCGGCCGAGCGGGCGCAGCCGGAGTGGGGCGCCACCAACCCCTACGCCCGGCGGGCGGTGTTCGAGCGGGCGCTGCGGATCATCGAGGACCGGGAGAAGGAGCTCTCCGAGACGATCATCGCGGAGTGCGGCGGCACCCATGTGAAGGCGGGCTTCGAGCTGCACCTCGCCAAGGAGTTCCTGCGCGAGGCGATCCAGCTGGCGCTGCGGCCCGAGGGCCGCATCCTGCCGTCGCCGGTGGACGGCAAGGAGAACCGCCTCTACCGGCTGCCGGTGGGCGTGGTCGGCGTCATCAGCCCGTTCAACTTCCCCTTCCTGCTGTCGCTGAAGTCGGTGGCACCCGCGCTGGCCCTCGGCAACGCCGTCGTCCTCAAGCCGCACCAGAACACCCCGGTCTGCGGCGGCGGTCTGGTCGCCAGGATCTTCGAGGAGGCCGGGCTGCCCGCCGGGCTGCTCAATGTCGTGGTCACCGACATAGCGGAGATCGGCGACGCCCTGATCGAGCACCCCATACCGAAGGTGATCTCCTTCACCGGCTCGGACAAGGTCGGCCGGCACGTCGCCACCGTGGCCGCCTCCCACTTCAAGCGCACGGTCCTGGAGCTGGGCGGCAACAGCGCGCTGGTCGTGCTGGACGACGCCGACCTGGACTACGCGGTGGACGCGGCCGTCTTCAGCCGCTTCGTCCACCAGGGGCAGGTCTGCATGGCGGCCAACCGGGTGCTGGTGGACCGGGCGGTCGAGCGGGAGTTCACGAGGAAGTTCGTGGCCAAGGTGGCGACCCTGAAGGTGGGCGATCCGGTCGACCCCACCACGCACATCGGCCCGCTGATCAACGAGGGCCAGGCCGAGGCGATCACCCAGCTCGTGGACCAGACGATCGCCGAGGGCGCCACCGCGCTGGTGCGCGGGCGGACCGAGGGCACCCTGATGGGGCCGACCGTGCTCAGCGGGGTCCCGGAGGGCTCGGCGATCCTCGGCCAGGAGATCTTCGGCCCGGTGGTGACGCTGATTCCGTTCGACGGCGACGACGAGGCCGTACAGATCGCCAATGACACGGACTACGGGCTCAGCGGGGCCGTGCACACCGCCGATATAGAGCGCGGGGTGCGGTTCGCCCGGCGGATCCGCACCGGGATGATCCATGTGAACGACAGCACGGTCCACGACGAGCCGATCGTGCCGTTCGGCGGGGAGAAGCACTCCGGTCTCGGGCGGCTCAACGGGGAGTCGATGATCGAGGACTTCACCACCACCAAGTGGATCTCCATCCAGCACGGCCGGAGCCAGTTCCCGTTCTGA